The Dasypus novemcinctus isolate mDasNov1 chromosome 2, mDasNov1.1.hap2, whole genome shotgun sequence genome contains the following window.
AAGGTGTTGAGGCAGAGAAACTGCCCACCCAGGAAGCCCAAGTCCTCCTCCTCTCATGGCCCGGGGTCCCAGGGCCTGAGACGCTCTGGAGACATGTCCCGACCCCAGCAACCACACTCCTCCCATCTACAGACAGGCAGACCAGGGCTGGAGGGGGCCGCTCAGCCAGCCAAAACAGAGAACCTGGCCCCCTCCCTGCGGCCCAGCTTTCAGGAAGCACCTTCACATACACATCTCCAAAGGATCCCCCAGCAACCTGCATGAGGGGGCTCCAACCCCCGTGGAGACAAGGCAACCAGGGCTTAGAGGCAGGAAGCCACACGCCTGAGGCCACTCAGCCAGGCGGCTGATCAGGGAGACCCAAGCTACAGTGAGGCCGCACGGGGGACTTGCCACCCTTTTTGGGATGTGACTCAAGAGGCAGGGAAATGAGTGGGTAGAGGGAGGTAGTTATGAGCTGATGGGCCTAGGCCAGGAGGAGAGGCACCGGGGGACGCCCTCAGAACCTGCCAGCCAGAGGCTGCGGGGCCGAATTCACCCCCACCTTTATCACTGCTCCTGCTGGACCCTCGGCCTGAGTCTTGTGGGGGACCCCAATCCTGTGAGGGGCTGGAGGGAGCCTCACAGCTCTGCCCCGAAGCCAAGGGCAGGACTCTCTGCATGAACAAGCTGGGGTGGGAGGATGTGCCTACCCAAGCAGGGCTTTGGGGGAGTCTGTGAATCCTGGGAGGAAAGTCGTTCCAGAACCGCCTGTCGTGCCCAGCACGCGACGTCCACGCCTGTGACTGATTCTGCAGGAAGGCAGGCGTGAGAGCCAGCAAGGGGCCCAGCTTCGTTCCCACCGCCTGGGTCCCAACTCCAGCCCCAAACACGTAGGGCACTGAGGGGTGCCCTCGGTACTTGGGGAGTTGTAAAGGCTTCTGGTCTGATGGTTTCTCCCCCTTCTCGTTTTAAGCTCTGCTCCCAATGGCTCTTCCCTAAGGAGGTAAAGACGATGACCCTCCTGGCTGGGCTGAGGCTGGGGGCAGAGATTCAGGGGTGGGGTTGGATTTCCAGCCGGGGAGGGTGTGCAGTGGGGAGCAGCTGGGGGAACAGTCTGGAGGCCACTGGTGAGCAGAGGGTCCCCGCACCAGGGAGGCTGGGCAGGGGGAGCCCGGCAGGCCCAGGGACTTTACAGGACGGGCCGAGGACAGTGAGAACGCCTTATTCTCTTCATTCCTCCATTCTTGGGCTTTCTCACCGATTCACCAGGACCAGGACTCAAGGGCAGATGCACCCATCCGTGCCCTGTGCACACTCTCGTGTGGCGAGTCCCTGTGGGCACACGCAAGCCATGGGTGTGCCTGGTCTACCCACCACAGCACCCGCCTCATCTGGAGGAAAGAGACATCGGGagctgaaatgaaaataaaaaggagggAAATCGTCAGACCAGCAGCTTTACAGCTTCCTGGCCCCACACCGTCCTCTGACCCACATGGCCACAACTGGCCGGGTCCCTCCTGGAAGTTCTCTGCCACATCCATTCCAGTCCAGTCTGCACCCCAAACCTCACAGTAGCTTGGGTCTCCCTGATCAGGCAGATGGCAGGGGGAAGCCCACCCGCTGCCTGAGCCAGAACCCCACGCCAGACCCCCACTCACCTCCTGCCCCACATGCACCCCCACACGTCCCGTCCGTGCTTTCCCTTCCCTGCTTTCCTCTTTTCCCGATGGCCCCCCCAGGGCTGCCCTTCCTCTGTGCACATCTTGCTCGGCACCCTTCACGCGGAGCCCATGAGCCTGAGCTCGTCCCCACCCGCACAACCAGCAGACCGAGCCCGGGAGGGCAGGGGCGCTGCGAGGCTCTCCACACGCAGCAGGCCCCTCTGATCTGGGCTGAGGGGTGGTCTCAGGCGTTAGCTGCCCTCACAGACTCCCAGGCAGATGAGTGAGCAGTGCCAGGGGCCGGCGCACCCGGCGTGCAGACCAGACCTTGAGGTCGGCCAGGACAGCCTGGTCCTTTGGAGGCGCATCTCTGGGAGGAGACAGGGGATGCAGGCCTGGCCCAGCCTGGGGCCGAGGACGCAGAGGCCAGAGACGGTGCTTCATGCATCTGGCTCGGCCTGGAGGGACAAGGAGCCCCTCCCAGGGAAGGAAGAGCCCCTCGTGGTGTCTCCCCTGGTTTCCTGGGGGTGATGGCAGGAGCAAGACTCTGGAGGCGATGGACTTTCCCCCTCACCATATCTGTCTGGAAAGATGTTTTCTGGAGTTAGGACTGGAAAATGGGCAGCTGTCCCTGAAAATTTCAGTGAGGCTGGGCCCTTTGTCCCAGTTTGGGCACCACAAACCTCCCAAAGAGTTGtagggggcggggagaaggggctgGAGCACTGCCTTTCCTCTGGGAGGATTCTCCCACTAAATTTCCTGGCACAGACCAAAACTTCCTTGTGAGCTGGTGGTATTAATAGTATTAGCAGTGTGAGGCTCAGGGAGGAAGGGCTTTCCCACGGGGCCCAGTGATCaaggtggctggggagggacaagAGCCGAGGCCCGGGCGTGGAGATGCCTAATGAGCAGGGTCTGGGCGGAGGGGCTGCTCTGTGAACCCCGGGGTTCCCCTGGGACAGTCACCGTCAGGGGTCACTCCAGCCTCCCTGCCAACACCTGCCAGGAGTCTCCCCTTGCAGGTGCATGAGACGGCAACTGTGCTCGGTCGATGCCCCTGCTTGCCCAGCCAGGTGACCAGATTTCCTGGCCTTTTGACCCCCAAGTTAGTGGAAAACATCAGGGTAGCAGGAACGGATGTGGGTTCAAACCTTGGCTCTGTCGTCATCGATCATGAGGACTGGGCTGGTCTCTGGACCCTTGGATCTCAGGCCCCAGTTAGAACAAGGACACACCCCCAAGGGTGGTGGGCACGAGGGAGGGTCAGATCAGCCGAGGTGCCCGTGCAGAGGTCCCCCGGGGTGCGAGGGGCCGAGCCTTGTTTCCATCCCACAACTTCCTCTTGCGATTAGGATCCCTGGGCGGCCACAAGCCCCGGTTTCCTCCAGAGGCTGTGGGAGGGGCTCTCACGGGAAACCACTTCCAGAGGGTTTTCTCCTGGCTCTGGAGAAAGGGGGTCAAAGAGGAGTCACACCCGCCCATCACGGTCCCCACTGAGATCTCCACTGAAGCCCTGAGTCATCGCAGCTGGCTCGGTTCGATCGCAGCTTCTTTCCATGCGGTGAAATCTAGGAATGCCTGTTGTGTCACGACCTCAGCCCTGATGTCATCTTTCCAGGACCTCATCACAAAACCCATCAGCTTCTGTCCTGAGGATGCTGCCTTCAGCACCCCCAGGCTGAAGCCAGGAGCCTCTTCTATGCTTCtgctctccctcctttcctggcCTCCCAGGGCTCTTGGCCAAGAGCCAGTCTCTCCCGCAGCTTCCGTGCCCCTTGGCTGGTAAACATGGCTGTTCTCCCAGCCCTTGGCCCTTCTACCTGCATCACCCTCAGTGGCCTTAGTTTTCACATGGGCAGAACCTCTCCAGATCTGCCTCCTGTGCACCCACACTCTAAGCTCTGAACCTTCCATGGTGGCCCTTAGTCCCTGCTTGTTCATCCCCTGGGTGCCCACCTTAGACCCCTGGATGGTGGCTTTCACTACTCTTACTTAGATTCAAAGCACGCTTTTGGGGGAGATGAGTAGATTGATCTTGCTCCTTCATCAATGGGGCTGCAAGTTCCACGAAGGCAGGCCCCTGTTTTCAGTCATCCTTGTATCACCCTCCCCTGCTGAGACCCTAGTAAATTCTCAATAAACAGCAAGTGcatcaatgaaagaatgaatccCATACATCAGCAAGTCCTGTTGTCTACCTTCTAAAACCCTCTAGAATCTACCCCCTCTCCTAAAACCCCCATCACAGTCACTATGGCAACAGTGCCGAGGCTGGTCCATAGCCCACAGGACCGAGTCCAGGTTTTTCATTTCACTTACACCACAGTCCTTCCCGCCACTGTGGCCAGGCCATCCGAGCTAGGAGCCGGCTCTAGGCCTGTGCCTCTGTGGTCTtctctgcctggaacactctCCCCTATCCTTCCCCCATCCTCACTGCCAACAACCAAAGGTGCCCACCTGCGTTCTACTTGCCCTTTCGGCCTCTGCTGGGAGGAGCATCTCCCGGGAAGCTCTCCATGCCCCTAAGCTGTAACCCCAATCTGGACCACCTGATGGGAGGCTCCACTGTGGCCTTTCTCTCCCACCATTCTGAGAGCCTCGAGGGCCCGATGTGAGGACCAGTGGGAAGGGCCGcccacctcctccccagcccagggcctggcacaggctGGAACGATTTGTTGACTGAATTGTGACGACCCATCTTCAGGAGGAAAGCGGCCTTCTGGCCCCAGTGAGCACACCAGTTCTCTGCCTCCCCCCACCAGTCGGACCCCCACTGTCTGGGGCCACCACTCCTCAGGACCCAGCCTCTGGGCCCCCGTCTGACACGTACCCCCACTCTGAGAGGTATCTGCTTCTAGTATTCCTGTgccccctcccggccccccaccccagccacgcGTACCGTTGAGAGCTCCCTGGAAGGGGCTGAGCAGAGGGCCTGGGCCTGGGCAGGCCACCCACCCCAGCCTGGCTGCCTAGGAATGTTCTGCCAGGCTCAGAAGGGCAGGTGTGCCTCAGAGCCTGGCAGGGAAGCCCGGTGGTGCCTGGACATGGCCTCTAAGGCGTGGCTTCCTCGTGCAAGGGCAGCCAACCCCCCCAAACAGCAAAACTTGCCAGGGCCACAGGTGCAGGGCACACACAGTCCCTGAGTTCTCCCGGCTCCCAGATGCTTGATCACCTGAGCCCAGCGGAGCATCTGCACTTCAACCCCATCAGTTGAGGCTGAATCATCCCACCCAGTGCGGGAAGCTTCTCTCCTATCCTGGGGCCACCTGCAGAGGTGTGGGCCTTTTGTGAAGCAGACGACAAGCGCCAGGAGTACCACAGGTACACCCTTTTGTAAAACAGCCTCCTTCCTCCAGACAAAGACACGTGTACGGGGACGTCCAATCACACCAGCACACCCTCAGAAATGTACACAGGTGTTCCCACTCCCACGTGGACATGAAGCTCAGGGCATGGGGCAGCTTGAGCCGGATCCCATGTGCAAACAAACTCGTGCTGCCTTCTCCAAACTCTATTGTGAAAATCAAACACTTGTCACACCCTAGAGAACCTGTGACTTTACCAGAAGCAGTTTCTGCTTCCACCGAGGGACCTCTGGAGCTGGCGGTGGGGTGGGCACGGCACCGTGTGGGGAGGTGAGCCTGGAAGACCTCTCTGAGAAGCCGTTGTCCCCTCTACCTGGTGTTCATGCAGCCACGACCCCGCGGCCGGTCCCCGggagctcctggtgcctcctgtggggagcagcctgccctccacagaGAGGTGAGGTGAGGACATCAGGCTCACATAGCCCAGAGGGAAGAGTCACTCAGTAAGGTGGTGCCGGGGTCGGAATTCAAATTCAGGGCCCAGCCTCCCCCGCAGCCTCAGGGTTGAGGATGGCTGTCGCTGTCCATTGGGAGCTCCCCATGAAGGAAAGCTCTGCAATCTTGCTGCCTGGACATGCACATGCTTACCACTCTCTCTGGCCCCTTGCTGATGACTCTGGGTCCTTGGTGGACCTGGGTGAGCTGTTGCAGGCCCATGTCATTAGGTTGGAACCCCCCTATGTGGACAGTGGGCAGGCCTGTGAGGGTCCCTCTCACACTCAAGTCCCTCACTGTAGCCAGAGGAGGGAGCTctgggaggagaaaggggaaggcTGGGGCTGGAATGGACCACCGGGGTAGGCGAGGCCACCCAAAGACCTCCAGGGTAACAGGCAGGATGGGGAACCTGGGGTCGCAGCCGTGGTCTATGCCCCACCCTGGCCACTCTGGGTCAGGAAGTCCAAGCTGTGCCCGGAGGCCCCTCACAGGGCAGAGACAGCCTCGGGCTGGTCAGACTGCCCAGGGAGGGTTGGAGAGCTCCCAAGGAGACCCGCTGGTGGGCTGCTGGTTCTTGAGAGGCTCGTTAATGAAAACCCCCGAGGCTGACCACCTAGGGGAAAGGCTCACAGTTCCCATGTGCAGCTGATAAGGGCCAGGAGATTCCACAGTTCAGGTAGTTCCCCCGCCTCCCTGGCGTTTTGTGGTCACCATTAATCATTTCCTCTAACTGTGTATATAAGAGCTCTTTTGCCAGTGAGCCCAGTGCTCAGAGAGAAAGGCTAAAGTCCTCAGGAGGATGTGGCTGCAGAACCTGCTTCTTCTGGGCACTGTGGCCTGCAGCATCTCCGCACCCACCTACGACCCTGTCACCGGGGCCAGGAGGCATGTCAACGCCGTCAACGAGGCACTGAGCCTCCTGAACCTCAAAGAGGACCCTGCTGCTGTGCtggtgagagagggagggagggaggaagggagggagggaggaaggcggGCCTCCGCCCCTACTGCCCTGCTGGCCCGAACTGATCCCACCTGTCATCTTGATAAcatgacatttttcttttctacagAATGAAACAGTGGAAGTTGTCTCTGGATTTTTTGATCCCCTGGTAAGATGCTGCTTTCTGACACACCTTCCCCAGGGCTACCtgctctggggggtgggggtggcttcATTTTAGCCGGACCTCACAGGGTTGTCCACTTTCTCTCTAGTAACTGGCCGCCAAAAGGAGGAGGGCAGTGTCCTGCTGCCCCATGAGGCTGCTGACCTTGTCCCTGTGGCAGTCAGCTGAGCCCCTTTGGTCAGCGGAACAGCAATGGGCAGACCTAGCATTCAAGGGGCTAGGGGCCATCAGGGGGCAGGTGGGTAAGCGGGGGTGACTTTATGCAAGAAGGTTGAGCTTAGGCTACTCTGCCCTGAGACCCGAGGCATGTGGAGACAGGGCACAGGGGTTATTTAGGAGCCATCCCCACTCACATGGCAAGTCCGGGTGATACCCTGCCCCGCCTCCTGCTCCCCAAATGGTGGGGGCGATTGACTTCCTTTCCTGGGGACAGTGACCCTCTTTAGGTGCCAGGCCAAGGGCATGTGGCTGCGCTGGCTGAAGGTGGCCCAAGCCTGGGAGGGGTGGAGGGCCAGCCTCGTGCCTGCAGTGGACAGGGCTGCACCCAGCGTGATGAGCCGGAAGTCATTCCGTGCCCTGCCAGGAATGACTCTTGGGGAACGGGGATGAGAATGGGGAGGAGTGATggggagtctgtcctgtgtccaCCCAAGAGCCTGTGCCCACTGCTCACCAAAGACGGACCTTTCCCACAGAAGCCCACCTGCCTGCAGACCCGCCTGCAGCTGTTCAAGCAGGGCCTGCAGGGCAGCCTCCGCAGGCTCGAGGGCCCCCTGACCATGATTGCCGAGCACTACGCGCAGCACTGCCCCCCCACCCTGGTGAGTGCCCACAGCAGGGCGCCTGTCCAAAGGCAAGGTCCCCGGGAGGAAGGCCTCGGTCCAggagggtggggactgggtggagCGAGACCTCTGGCGGTGGCCGTTCAGGACCCCAGAGGGTTTGCAGAGAAGGAGCTACCCATTTGCAAGGCTAGCAGTTAAGGCCGAGGCACCTGGGagcccacagcggcccctagtgATGAGCGGCGGCTCTTCTTGTTCTTACCATCATCATTAATAAGGTCAGAGGTGGGGCAAACCCACGGAAGTACAGGGCTGGCCCAGGTCCAGAGGAAGGCCGgcgccccagtgccacctcccaACAGGACTTTCCCCTGGCCCCACGTGGGGAGCCTGGATTGTGTGGAAGCAGGAAGAGGGACAAACCTGGGAAGGACACAGCCCCAAACACTCCTGCCCCTTCTGGGCCTCCACCTGCGGCTCCAGGCCCTGGCGGGGATAAAAGCAGCCGTGGTCCAGCTGCCCAGCCAGCCAGCTTTGGTCTGGAGCAGCCAGGAACTGGCCCCTGGCTGCGCCCCGGGCCCCCTGCCATGGGCAGAGCTGTGTACCCCTTGGGGAACCACGGGTGGCAGTAGTGTCACCTGACCTAGGTCAGTGGGCGGGCCCCAGAATGGGCCTTCTGATCCCTGAGTTCTAAGAGGCAGCACAGAAATATGCTGGCACTTCCCGGTGCAATCCACTCAcgcttgttttctttatttttttacaggaAACTTCCTGTACAAATGAAACTATCACCTTCACATATTTCAAAAAGGTCCTGGATCAGTTTCTACGTAATACCCCCTTTGATTGTTGGGACCAGAAATGAGGCAGCCAGGGGCAGCCCTGGAATTGTACCTCACAGATTGCTTCCTCCCAGCTACCAAGAGCCAGCAACTGAGGAATTTCACTTGAAGGGACCATGGGATGGACCACGCCGGCCCTGATTCGGGCATGGGAGGGGCGGGGGATCTTTTGCACTGGTGGGGATTGGGCgtacttatttatatatttatgcatttttatatttatttatttatttatttatgtgtattCTCCATATTTATTTGAGATGTTGTACcattataaattattaaaaatctgTTCTTATTATTTGCTtcctggtttgtttttctttgaggtaccagggattgaacccgggaccttgtgcgtgcaaagcaggtactcagccactgagctacatatacTCTGcggaagatttatttttaataatgagcAAATGCTAGTGGTGTCCCTCGTCCACACAGCTTGGGACGGGGGAAGCTGGGAGGTAGGAGAGGAGCAGGGGGTCTGCAGTGGGCTGGGCCCTGTCTGAGGGGCAGTCCTGTCAGAGCAGAGGGGAGGCCAGAGTCCCACCTGGGCGAAGCGCTCTGCTCCCTGGACGGGCTTCCCTGCATGCTCAGGGCTCTCACCTCAGAGGAAGGTTTTTCAGGCTTACCTGGAGGTCTGAGCCACAATCCCAGCTGGTGCCTTGCCCCAGAGAAGGCGCATCATCCTTCCTGGAGGGGCCTGCAGCTTGGCTGGTCATGGCCCGCAGGCAAAGCACCTGCGTCCCTCGAAGGCCCTGGGTCCCGCCCCCACTCTGCCCCTACACACTCAtccccacaaacacacacaaagggCTTCAGCCCCTCCTAAGGTAGATCAGCCAATAGAA
Protein-coding sequences here:
- the CSF2 gene encoding granulocyte-macrophage colony-stimulating factor encodes the protein MWLQNLLLLGTVACSISAPTYDPVTGARRHVNAVNEALSLLNLKEDPAAVLNETVEVVSGFFDPLKPTCLQTRLQLFKQGLQGSLRRLEGPLTMIAEHYAQHCPPTLETSCTNETITFTYFKKVLDQFLRNTPFDCWDQK